The Rahnella aceris genome contains the following window.
GTTTCTCTATGGAATCGAATCCTCACGCGCCGTTGGCCAGTTTTATTGATCTCATGATGGATGCTGTTTTTGCGGTTGATGCCCATGCCAATATCGTTTTTGCGAGTGCATCATGCGAACGTATCTTTGGCTATACGCCGAAAGAAATGATCGGCAAAAACATGTTTGACATGATGCTGCCTGAAGATCGGGAAATAACCCGAAACTCGGTGGTGGGGATCATGTCTGGCAATCCTCAGTTTCATTTTGAGAACCGTTACATTCATAAGAATGGACAAGTAGTCAACATCATGTGGACGGCACGCTGGTCACCGGCTGATCAATTGCGCATTGGTGTTGCCCGAGATATTACCGAACGCAAACGATCCGAATTGTTGCAGTCTGCGCTTTATTCTATTTCTGAAGCTGCACATACCGCCGAAGATTTACTCAAGTTATTCCAGCGTATTCATGAGATCGTCGGCACGCTGCTGCCCGTCGATAATTTCTCGGTGACGCTCTACGATGATGAAACCGGTAAACTTAGCTTCCCTTATCATGTGGATCAGTTTCTGCCGAGGCCAGACCCCTTTACCCTGATCCCAGGTACGTTCTACGCAGAGATTATTCATACCGGTCTGCCGCTGCTGCTCACACCTGAAACGATGGTTGCCCGCATGGAAGAATTGCGGGTCTCTTTTGGCATGAATCCATTCTGCTGGCTGGGTGTTCCGCTCAAGTCGCATAAGGGCACGATTGGCGTGCTTATGGTCAAAAGCTACCCGGGTGGTGTGTGCTACAACGAACAGGATCAGGAGTTACTGCAGTTCGTTTCGACTCAAATAGCGACTGTCATTGAGCGTCAGCAAATGCAGGCTCGGCTGCAGTATATGGCGCAGTATGATCCACTGACCGACCTCCCGAACCGTGGTTTTTTGCATGACCGCCTGAAAGTCGCGCTCTCAACAGCACGTCGGGAGCAAGGTCAGTTGTCGCTGTTGTACATTGATCTCGACAAATTTAAACAGGTTAACGATACGCTTGGCCATGGTATTGGGGATTTACTGCTGCAGGGGGCCGCTGCGCGCCTGAAGTTGTGTGTGCGCGAATCGGACACCGTCGCTCGTGTCGGCGGCGATGAGTTTGTGATTTTGCTTCAGGGGGTTTCCTTACCCGCGTCTGCTCGGGTAGCAGAGAAAATCCGTGACGCTTTCAATCCTCCTTTTACCCTGGAAGGCCACAGTTTGACCATCACGCCCAGTATCGGAATCGCACTCTATCCGGAGCATGGTAACGATGAACGTCAGCTTCTCGAATATGCCGACAACGCCATGTATTTAGCCAAAAACGGCAAAGCGCATTGAGAAAATAGCGATCAAATGGGAATAAGTTTTAGAGACATCTGCTATTTAAAATCCACAAAACGCCAGTGTGATTAAATTATCCACTGGCATTTTTTATGCCTGAAATTCTCTCAGATCGTTATTTCAAATGCGCCGCAAACCCATTTTTCTCCGGCGCAATTTCCGGTTTCAATATCAGTGACGGAATAGCGTAATCGCCGCCATTCTGCTGGCGGAATGAAATGGGTGTCGCGCTTTCTAATGTATCCAGCCGGTGAGACATCTCCGCGCAAATTTGCGCATAGCGGGTTTCATCCATGCGTCCGGTGCGGTAGAACACCAGCGGCGGCAGTACGCTGAAGCCCGGATAGTGCAGGATGCCGTGATGGATCGGGAACAGCAGCTCGTCGATAGGGCCATTAATCCCACGCGCACTGTAATGCGGTTCCCACCCGCCGGTCGTGACCATCAGCATGGCGCGTTTACCGGCCATTTTGCCTTCTCCGTAACGGTCGCCCCAGTGCGTGTCGGAATGTTCACCGACACCGTAAGCAAATCCGTAGGCATAAACGCGTTCCACCCAGCCTTTCATAATCGCGGGCATTGAAAACCACCATAGCGGGAACTGAAATATCACGGTATCAGCCCACTGTAATTTTTCCTGTTCGGCGCCAATGTCATGGCTTTGCGTGCCATTCTGGTAAGCGCGCTGTGAATCCTGCGAAGGTTGAAAAGGCCCTGGTGAAGGCTCGGTGTTATCTCCGGCATCCAGCGCAGCTTTCCATTGCATGGCATACAAATCCGATATCTGCACATTGTGCCCGGCGGCCTGCAGGTGACTGACCGCAAAATCTTTCAGCGAGCCGTTCAGTGATTGTGATTCAGGGTGGGCATAGACGATCAATACATTCATGACGAATTCTCCGCTAAGTGGTAAACGCAGAGTAGGTTGTTGTCAGGTATAGTTGAAATGAATTGATCATATAGCAGGTATAGCGATGAGTAATTTCGGCCGTTTGGATCTCAATTTGTTGCTGACGCTGGATGTCCTGCTCGCCGAGCAAAACGTCACGCGTACGGCGCAACGCCGTAATCTTTCACAACCTTCAGTCAGCGTTCAGCTCGCGAAGTTGCGGGAATTTTTTGATGACCCTTTGCTGCTGCCGGGTCCACGGGGGATGCGTCCGACCGCGCGTGCTGATGAATTACGTGAGCCGCTGCGACGGGCACTGGCCGCGCTGGACCAGGCCGTGTCTGCGGGTGAAGTGTTTGACCCCTCGACGGCAAAGAATACCTGGAATCTGGGGGCGGCAGATTATGGCGAATCGACCATTGTGCTACCCGCGTTACGGGCATTACGTAGAGCCGCACCTTCTGCACGGCTGGCTATTTTTGAAACGTCACCTGCGCGGATTATCCGCAAAATGGAGCAGGGTACGCTGGATCTCGCATTCCATACCGGCGAGGCGGTGATGAATGGCCTGCACAGCCGATTATTGTTTGCTGAACGTTATGTTTTGGTGAGCAGAAAAGGACATCCGCAGGTTAAAGGCGAGATATCGCGTTCAGCGTTTTGCGCACTGGAACATGTGATCGTTTCACCTGATGGTGGGGGTTTCTATGGCAATACTGACATCGCGCTGGCGGCCACTGGATTATCGCGCCGCGTCGTCATGTCCGTGCCGCATTTCCTGTTTGTCGTTCAGGTGCTGATGACCACTGATCTGGTGGCGATGTTGCCGGAACGTCTGGTACGTGGAAATCCTGCTTTGCAGGTTACTACACCGCCGCTGGATGTTTCGGGGTTCGAGATGTACATGGTCTGGCACGAGCGCGCTCATCGTGATCCTGCACATCAGTGGCTGCGTGAGTTTATCGCTGATTCAGTCTGAAAAAAGGCAGCCTTACGACTGCCTGTGTCTGAAGGTGCGGAAAACCGGAACTTATTCGTTGAACAGCTTGGTATCATTCGCCAGGCTATCTACCACAACTTTTAAATCGTTGGCGGTAACTTTCTGTTTATCATTAGAAACTTGTTTACCGAATCCTTTACGCACGACTTTGATCACCGGTTTGCCAGTACTGGCGTCGATCAGCTCACCTTCGAAATACACTTCAGTATCACGCGTGCGGTGGCCTGTCGCGGTTTGAGTACCGGCAATAACCAGCGCGACCGGGACGACTTCATAGAACTGCAAACCTTCTGCCGACGTGTTCACACCGGTGATCGCACCTTTGAAAATCAATGTGCGCGGCCCTGCGTGATCTGTCAGTGGCAGGCGCTCTGCCAGTGCAGGTTTCATGCGGCTGTTGGCGTAATCCAGCACCCCCTGCAAGGTGGTTTTGTCGATCTGCGCCGTAGGCTGCGGTTCCGGGTAGAATTTAATCGGTTCGTATTTGATGTAAGAATAATTTTCTTTCTTAAACGAAGGATCGATCCAGCGCAGAACCGGATTTCCCCCAGCCGTTTTCACTTCCTTAAGGCCGGAATAATCGCCTAAAAAACCTGAGTATTTTTCCGTCTTGGTAATGTGGCTGGTACAACCGGCCAGGAACAGTGCGCCAGTCACTGCGGCGATCTGCATCAGTTTTATTGTTTTCATTCGTACCCTCGAAATATTTTAAGGAAGACCAAGTATGTATAGCACCGCTGCGGAATTTAACCTCTTAACGACAAAGAAAAATTGATATTCATCAGGATCGCGAAAATACAGTTCTGTGAGGTAATCATTTCTTCCTTAATTATTTTTTTGATGAATGAAACAAATAGTATTCACCTTTTGGACTGTCCCCCGTAGAGATGATGTTCCAGCCTTTTGACAGATAAAAAGCAACTGATTTTTTACTCTTTACTAAGCATTTCAGCGATCCCTGACGGGTAAACGCTTCTTCCGCAGCCTGAAGCAATGCTGAACCTGCACCGGTTCCCTGATATTGCGGATCAACAAACAGGTTATGCAGGAAATTTTCCTGAGTGAAAATTGAGGCGAATCCCAGTAAATGTCCGTCACGTTCTGCCACCAGAATCGTCTCGCCGATCACTGCGCGGTCAAAATCTTCCAGCTGAAAATCGTCTTCCAGCCATGTCCAGGTATGCTTGCGTGAGGCCAGATACAACGTGCGTAAAAACGGGCGGTCTGCTTCTTCATAAGGACGGATCTTGAGAGTTGATGGCAAAACGTAATCTCCCTGAAAGCCAATTCTTAAAAAATAATTTCCGCATCTACTGATAGTGAGGATACGAAGGAGAAGACGTTATACTATCTATAACTTACTAATTTTTAAATGCATAATTCCAGGCTGGCCCGTAAATTTTGAATGAGAATGTTGCCTCTAGTGGCTTTTCATCTATAAATGCTTGGACACCTTCATTATCTTTGCTGTTTGATTCTTCCGGTCCATACACTGTCCCATTATACATAGGATAAGGGTTGGGTTTTTTATAGGCATACCAGGTAATTGCGTTTCCCTGAATACTATCATGTGATGATAATCTGAGTTTATACATTGATCCTTTTATTAGAACTGTTGGTTTAAAATTAAAAGTGACCCAAGTATTATCGTGAATTTTGTTTATGCTTAATTTGCTTTGCGCTATCACATTATCTGAGTTATCAACTATTTCCAGTGACAGTATTCCGGTGTTTATTCTTGCATAGGTGGCGAGATTCAGATCAACCCTTTCTACAGAATTGTATTGTGCAATAAAACTTTGCTCAAACAAGTGGTCTTTTGTGAGTTCGCCTACTACTGTATTGATACTGGTTTGTCCAAAATAGGGGTGAATCATATTGCTTACTGAAGGATATAATGCAGGATAAAAGGAAAGTAGAGTCGTAAATGATATTAAGATACTTAGCGAAAGTCTTATGAAATTTATTTTTATACCATGGATAACGAGGGCGTAAACGATGACCATAGCAGGTAAAAAACCAAAAAAATAACGAGCTTGCATAGCGCCTGGATATCCAGTTTTAACATTTAAACGATAAATTGTAATGAAATAAAATCCTATGAATAATAAAAATGAAATTGCACTTAATGCAATGAAGCGCCATTGTGGAGAGCGATCTTTTATTTTTCTATAAATAGCGATGACACAAAATATTGGCAACAGGCTTAAGGTCAGGCCCAGAAGTTGTCGTCTGATGTCCCAGTCATCGAATGATTTATGTCCATATGGTGTTAGTAATGTATTTAAATTTGACTGGTAAAAAGCAGTAATGTACTCCATTTTTGTAAAGCGTGGTGCGTCAGGATTAGCGGCGTGGAACCAATCACTTGGATCACCCTGAGGTGCCGGGAAAAACTTTCCATAAGTGAGCAGCATGAAAACATAATAGGCCACAACACATAATATTGAGAGGGTTATGTAAATAAAATCTGCGCGTTTCAATTCATTGCATTTGATGAGCAGTCTTTTGTTTTCTATAAGGATGAATATAAAAAGAATACAAACAACAGATAAAGCACCAGTGGCCTTTGTCAAAGAAACGATAATTCCGCCAATTAATATATAATGCAATGTATGTCTGACAGAATGATAATTATAGTAGAGGCTGAGACCATAAAATACCAGAGCACATCCTAAAATCATAAGAGGGTCATTATTTATCGAAGCGCTAAGCAAGATAAACATAGGTATACTGACGAGTACCAGCATTGAGAGAATAGCAGATTCATTATTTACTTTAAAAGATTTTAGGCTTTTATATATGAAGATTAGCGTAAGTGAAGATATGAAGAAATTGATAATGCGTAAAGACTTATAAAGAGGCGAGCTTAGTAAAGTTGCGATATTATCTATCATTCCCGCAATGATATAATAAAGTGCTGGGTGCTCGAGTCTGTTCAACTTTACAGAACCATATGATTTTCCAGATATATAATCAGGGAAGCCGTGTTTGGCAACATCAAGAACATATCCGAGATGCGGGTTTTCATCAGGAAACAACCCTAAGTCAGTGTTTAAATAGTAGCCAGTGCAAAGGATGAAAAAAATCACAAACACAAGCAGGGCCATTTTATCTTTATTTAACAGGCTCATGACTTTTATCCTTTTTGATATTCAATAGCGTGTATACATAGAAATAGAATACGACATCCCCGAGAACGGTGACAAAACGCCCTAATACCACGGCTAGCAACAATTCAGACTCTGGGATAATAGATCGCAGACAAAAAACAATAACTAACTCTCTTATGCCCACTCCTGCTGGCGCTCCCGGAGTGATTAACCCTACAAGCCATGCAATGGTATATGCGCCAAATATATAAATATAGTAGTTTAATGGTATTCGTTCTTTGAATGAAATTTCTGTTAAAATAAAAGTAAATATTATTGCAGACAGAGAAAGAAATAGTAGTTGCAATAAGAATGCATACGAAAGTTGCTTACTAAAAAATACTTTAATTACAGCGAAGGTTATGATGATGCTTAAGACGGTAATCATTACCCCTATAACTTGCGGTATGACGGGGAATATTATTGGTATAATGAGAAATATAGAGGTACTACCTGCTATTGCTATCAATATTAATTCATAAAAATTTGATTTTAAAACTTGCCTGGAAGGGTATCCTGAAGCCATTGCTATAGCTTGTCTTCCCGCTATATGAAAAATATTCCCGGGAATATATTTAGCAAGCTGAGATATCCCATAAGTTCTGATTGCCCACCTTTTTTCGACAGAAATAGTCAAGTGAAGTAAGATGCTTTTCCATGCAATAGCAAGTAACAAATTTATTATGCCATAGCATATGGCCATAAACCCAATCAATAACCAAGAGACAGGAGGTAAAGATTGAATGTCCGCTTTTTGCCAATAATTATGGAGGCGTGCTACGACAAAAATGACGCCGATTATTGCCAATCCGCTACCCAGGATATTAAGTGCGATATTTATCGTCGATTTATTAAATTTTAACGCTGGCGACATAAAATCATTGTCCATGGTAATGGGCTTTTCACTTCAACAATAATGAAGTGTTTATCAACTAATTCTATGAATGATTTTTTTGACCAGTGTTGTAAGTGACCGGGAGTGTTTCCAATATCCTTAACATATTTCCCACGGGCAAGGTTAAGTACTCGCCACAAAGGCTCTCTGGGAACACTTAATATGACATAATTATCGGCTACTTTTTTTATTGCCTTTAAGCCTGCTTCAGGATCTTCCAGATGCTCCAGCACCTCGCAACAGACAATCAGCTCCGCAGAATCCTCAGATTTATTGAGGTCATAAATAC
Protein-coding sequences here:
- a CDS encoding sensor domain-containing protein, with amino-acid sequence MESNPHAPLASFIDLMMDAVFAVDAHANIVFASASCERIFGYTPKEMIGKNMFDMMLPEDREITRNSVVGIMSGNPQFHFENRYIHKNGQVVNIMWTARWSPADQLRIGVARDITERKRSELLQSALYSISEAAHTAEDLLKLFQRIHEIVGTLLPVDNFSVTLYDDETGKLSFPYHVDQFLPRPDPFTLIPGTFYAEIIHTGLPLLLTPETMVARMEELRVSFGMNPFCWLGVPLKSHKGTIGVLMVKSYPGGVCYNEQDQELLQFVSTQIATVIERQQMQARLQYMAQYDPLTDLPNRGFLHDRLKVALSTARREQGQLSLLYIDLDKFKQVNDTLGHGIGDLLLQGAAARLKLCVRESDTVARVGGDEFVILLQGVSLPASARVAEKIRDAFNPPFTLEGHSLTITPSIGIALYPEHGNDERQLLEYADNAMYLAKNGKAH
- a CDS encoding NAD(P)H-dependent oxidoreductase, whose protein sequence is MNVLIVYAHPESQSLNGSLKDFAVSHLQAAGHNVQISDLYAMQWKAALDAGDNTEPSPGPFQPSQDSQRAYQNGTQSHDIGAEQEKLQWADTVIFQFPLWWFSMPAIMKGWVERVYAYGFAYGVGEHSDTHWGDRYGEGKMAGKRAMLMVTTGGWEPHYSARGINGPIDELLFPIHHGILHYPGFSVLPPLVFYRTGRMDETRYAQICAEMSHRLDTLESATPISFRQQNGGDYAIPSLILKPEIAPEKNGFAAHLK
- a CDS encoding LysR family transcriptional regulator, which encodes MSNFGRLDLNLLLTLDVLLAEQNVTRTAQRRNLSQPSVSVQLAKLREFFDDPLLLPGPRGMRPTARADELREPLRRALAALDQAVSAGEVFDPSTAKNTWNLGAADYGESTIVLPALRALRRAAPSARLAIFETSPARIIRKMEQGTLDLAFHTGEAVMNGLHSRLLFAERYVLVSRKGHPQVKGEISRSAFCALEHVIVSPDGGGFYGNTDIALAATGLSRRVVMSVPHFLFVVQVLMTTDLVAMLPERLVRGNPALQVTTPPLDVSGFEMYMVWHERAHRDPAHQWLREFIADSV
- a CDS encoding DUF3313 domain-containing protein; this translates as MKTIKLMQIAAVTGALFLAGCTSHITKTEKYSGFLGDYSGLKEVKTAGGNPVLRWIDPSFKKENYSYIKYEPIKFYPEPQPTAQIDKTTLQGVLDYANSRMKPALAERLPLTDHAGPRTLIFKGAITGVNTSAEGLQFYEVVPVALVIAGTQTATGHRTRDTEVYFEGELIDASTGKPVIKVVRKGFGKQVSNDKQKVTANDLKVVVDSLANDTKLFNE
- a CDS encoding GNAT family N-acetyltransferase yields the protein MPSTLKIRPYEEADRPFLRTLYLASRKHTWTWLEDDFQLEDFDRAVIGETILVAERDGHLLGFASIFTQENFLHNLFVDPQYQGTGAGSALLQAAEEAFTRQGSLKCLVKSKKSVAFYLSKGWNIISTGDSPKGEYYLFHSSKK
- a CDS encoding ArnT family glycosyltransferase; the protein is MSLLNKDKMALLVFVIFFILCTGYYLNTDLGLFPDENPHLGYVLDVAKHGFPDYISGKSYGSVKLNRLEHPALYYIIAGMIDNIATLLSSPLYKSLRIINFFISSLTLIFIYKSLKSFKVNNESAILSMLVLVSIPMFILLSASINNDPLMILGCALVFYGLSLYYNYHSVRHTLHYILIGGIIVSLTKATGALSVVCILFIFILIENKRLLIKCNELKRADFIYITLSILCVVAYYVFMLLTYGKFFPAPQGDPSDWFHAANPDAPRFTKMEYITAFYQSNLNTLLTPYGHKSFDDWDIRRQLLGLTLSLLPIFCVIAIYRKIKDRSPQWRFIALSAISFLLFIGFYFITIYRLNVKTGYPGAMQARYFFGFLPAMVIVYALVIHGIKINFIRLSLSILISFTTLLSFYPALYPSVSNMIHPYFGQTSINTVVGELTKDHLFEQSFIAQYNSVERVDLNLATYARINTGILSLEIVDNSDNVIAQSKLSINKIHDNTWVTFNFKPTVLIKGSMYKLRLSSHDSIQGNAITWYAYKKPNPYPMYNGTVYGPEESNSKDNEGVQAFIDEKPLEATFSFKIYGPAWNYAFKN
- a CDS encoding class I SAM-dependent methyltransferase produces the protein MAIKIAGGKTEDGIVVGNNYNKYASKNPIVRWMMKGFENSLSGLVATVDPQTIHEVGCGEGYWVLKWNKEGIDARGCDFSQQIISIAQENSSSENLPASLFKTRSIYDLNKSEDSAELIVCCEVLEHLEDPEAGLKAIKKVADNYVILSVPREPLWRVLNLARGKYVKDIGNTPGHLQHWSKKSFIELVDKHFIIVEVKSPLPWTMILCRQR